In one Oleidesulfovibrio alaskensis DSM 16109 genomic region, the following are encoded:
- a CDS encoding asparagine synthetase B family protein, whose product MMKIAVCATGDAAGDVQAVLAMLEAQGHGPSRVSVLETGSGGAAGVSAAGQDVSVFRHSGGESFVIVCGVAAGHGFTPLQRPGDDILADEERIRTWLCSLEGVFCAVWHHRSCGVWLLVSDPHGAYPLYVHDADRGLCAASEIRAVAAVRPDARRPDPAGMGALAAVGHMLGGATLLRGVTRFPAASLLRLDDHGRGRSQITGPYWQLPAVDTDIGVKRSAEAVAQALHAEAECLVRRFPEAAVMLSGGIDSRLQLALAVRHGAVPRAVIVSQPEHSAGAERRFARRVARQFGLQREEWSVGADFFSSSDYLDYMLASCTGTRSLNLFISGVLRAVPVGQQGVWDGLFAGNLIGGGAVTCTLDELKDRRCRGQDNPAWLACSALFRGDFFEAMMDGVYDAFDRFAREHGSGVDAAARYYALERMRHRTAVNPYMCCSGRNIPLSLGSGRQFWEAVFRLPASLRGGFALYRAVISRHFPEMDRHPYLCADQLLNMGRMDIQRLLCWAADRLPWRLAVAVGLRFEWRRSRYLSRALELAECLPDDVDMDAVQALRRRGIVSLVDMNMAEMLLYRLVLHWIAEDGARPGCYGGAQALLD is encoded by the coding sequence ATGATGAAAATAGCGGTGTGCGCCACGGGTGATGCAGCCGGGGATGTGCAGGCGGTGCTTGCCATGCTGGAGGCTCAGGGGCACGGCCCTTCCAGAGTGTCCGTGCTGGAGACGGGATCCGGCGGTGCCGCCGGTGTCAGTGCCGCCGGACAGGATGTGAGCGTGTTCCGTCATAGCGGGGGAGAATCGTTCGTCATTGTGTGCGGTGTGGCCGCGGGGCATGGATTTACGCCGCTGCAGCGGCCCGGGGACGATATACTGGCTGATGAGGAACGCATCCGTACGTGGCTGTGTTCGCTGGAAGGGGTGTTCTGCGCTGTGTGGCATCACCGCTCCTGCGGTGTATGGCTGCTGGTGTCTGATCCGCACGGGGCGTACCCGCTGTACGTGCACGATGCTGACCGGGGACTGTGTGCCGCTTCGGAAATACGTGCCGTGGCCGCTGTTCGGCCTGATGCGCGCCGTCCTGACCCTGCGGGAATGGGAGCGCTGGCTGCCGTGGGGCATATGCTGGGCGGTGCCACCCTGTTGCGCGGCGTGACCCGTTTTCCTGCTGCCTCCCTGCTGCGTCTGGATGATCACGGGCGCGGGCGGTCGCAGATCACGGGGCCTTACTGGCAGCTGCCGGCGGTGGATACCGACATCGGCGTCAAACGCAGTGCCGAGGCCGTCGCGCAGGCTCTGCATGCCGAGGCGGAATGCCTTGTCCGCCGTTTTCCTGAAGCAGCAGTGATGCTGAGCGGCGGCATTGATTCACGTCTGCAGCTGGCGCTGGCTGTGCGGCACGGCGCAGTACCCCGTGCGGTCATTGTCTCTCAGCCCGAGCACAGTGCCGGCGCCGAACGGCGTTTTGCCCGCAGGGTGGCCCGCCAGTTCGGGCTCCAACGCGAAGAGTGGAGTGTCGGGGCGGATTTTTTCAGCTCGTCCGATTATCTGGATTACATGCTGGCATCCTGCACGGGTACGCGCAGCCTGAACCTGTTTATCAGCGGGGTGTTGCGCGCCGTGCCCGTAGGCCAGCAGGGCGTGTGGGACGGTCTTTTCGCCGGCAATCTCATCGGCGGCGGGGCTGTTACCTGCACGCTGGATGAACTGAAGGACCGGCGGTGCCGTGGGCAGGACAACCCCGCATGGCTGGCCTGTTCCGCTCTTTTCCGCGGTGATTTTTTCGAGGCCATGATGGACGGCGTATATGACGCTTTTGACCGCTTCGCACGCGAACACGGGAGCGGTGTCGACGCCGCGGCGCGTTATTACGCACTGGAGCGGATGCGGCACAGGACCGCGGTCAATCCGTACATGTGCTGCAGCGGCAGAAACATTCCTCTTTCACTGGGCAGCGGGCGGCAGTTCTGGGAGGCTGTCTTCCGTCTGCCTGCATCGCTGCGGGGCGGTTTTGCACTATACCGCGCCGTTATAAGCAGGCATTTTCCGGAAATGGACAGGCATCCGTATCTGTGTGCCGACCAGCTGCTCAATATGGGCCGCATGGACATACAGCGCCTGCTCTGCTGGGCGGCGGACCGTCTGCCCTGGCGTCTTGCGGTGGCAGTGGGGCTGCGTTTCGAGTGGCGGCGCAGCCGTTATCTGTCCCGCGCACTGGAACTGGCGGAGTGCCTGCCCGATGACGTGGATATGGATGCTGTGCAGGCGTTGCGCCGGCGGGGGATAGTCAGCCTTGTGGATATGAACATGGCCGAGATGCTTTTGTACCGGCTGGTGCTGCACTGGATAGCGGAAGACGGGGCGCGCCCGGGCTGTTACGGCGGTGCGCAGGCGCTGCTGGACTGA
- a CDS encoding lysophospholipid acyltransferase family protein codes for MLRTIWFYSVYIAVTVATIPVLLLRGRLNPRGNGVRNCSLWWMDMALRLAGIRLHADMSAVPDSLRGNPVLFVANHQSNFDIPLVMRAVRDWYPAFMAKQSLLDIPFFGTCLKAGGHIGVQRGDARKAVRSMKAAVETAASGRSLIIFPEGTRNRNPQTLGAFRAGCAVIAQRAGLPVVPLVLEGSADLLPSGRLMLGSRRDVNLRALPPVDPASYSKDEKNIFSDTLRDSMEIAYQEMRACRNTKTLS; via the coding sequence TTGTTAAGAACTATATGGTTTTATAGTGTATACATAGCGGTTACCGTGGCCACCATTCCCGTGCTGCTGCTGCGCGGCAGGCTGAATCCGCGGGGCAACGGCGTGCGTAACTGTTCACTGTGGTGGATGGACATGGCGCTGCGGCTGGCGGGAATTCGGCTGCATGCCGACATGAGCGCTGTGCCTGATTCATTGCGGGGAAATCCAGTACTGTTTGTGGCCAACCATCAGAGCAACTTTGACATACCGCTTGTCATGCGCGCCGTGCGGGACTGGTATCCTGCTTTTATGGCCAAGCAGAGTCTGCTCGACATTCCTTTTTTCGGCACATGTCTGAAAGCCGGCGGGCACATAGGTGTGCAGCGCGGCGATGCGCGCAAAGCGGTGCGCAGCATGAAAGCCGCGGTGGAAACAGCGGCGTCTGGCCGGTCGCTTATTATTTTTCCGGAAGGAACCCGCAACAGAAATCCGCAGACGCTGGGTGCTTTCCGCGCCGGCTGTGCGGTTATTGCCCAGCGTGCCGGTCTGCCCGTGGTGCCGCTGGTGCTGGAAGGTTCCGCAGACCTGCTGCCTTCGGGGCGCCTGATGCTGGGCAGCAGGCGCGATGTGAACCTGCGGGCTCTGCCCCCTGTCGACCCTGCATCCTACTCCAAGGATGAGAAGAATATTTTCAGTGATACGCTGCGCGATTCCATGGAAATCGCCTATCAGGAGATGCGTGCATGCCGGAACACCAAGACCCTTTCTTGA
- a CDS encoding ribonuclease J, which yields MPEHQDPFLTLTPLGGCGEIGLNCTLWSTPAGSVLVDCGLMFPDDYHLGVDVVIPRLEYILAQKERMLGIVLTHGHEDHIGALPWLLPYLQVPIYGSRFTLALVESKLREHNLLDRVRLVTVGPEKPCPIGDMVFHFFPVCHSIIEGYGLGVETPAGRVVHTGDFKIDPDPIDGHFTDLEAFRGFAQEDGVDLLLSDSTNIEREGFSVSEREIQTTFTRIFSQAKGRVIITLFSSHIQRIQQVFDIAARFGRKVAVSGRSLMHNVDLARELGYLRILGGTYVDAADIGGMADENVVLLVTGSQGEPFSALSRIASGEHKLLDIHPGDTVIMSSRFIPGNTRAITRLINNLYRLGAEVYYDKVQAIHASGHAHREELRLMLQTVRPRHFVPVHGEYRHLVKHSRLAVECGVPPECSLILEDGDPLTLTRDGVRREAHINVESVLVDGKGVGDVGQSVLRERHILGGEGMVVVVMVVDENIWEILVGPDIVSKGFVFEQHYNHVLEDAKCIILDLFENIPPGDVTYLQDRIRSTLRRFFRKVLERDPVVVPMVTVV from the coding sequence ATGCCGGAACACCAAGACCCTTTCTTGACGCTGACGCCGCTGGGCGGCTGCGGTGAAATAGGACTGAACTGCACACTGTGGTCAACCCCCGCGGGCAGTGTGCTTGTGGACTGCGGGCTGATGTTTCCGGACGACTACCATCTGGGCGTGGATGTGGTCATTCCCCGGCTTGAGTACATACTGGCGCAGAAAGAGCGCATGCTCGGCATTGTACTGACGCACGGGCATGAAGATCATATAGGCGCGCTGCCCTGGCTGCTTCCGTACCTTCAGGTGCCCATTTACGGGTCGCGTTTCACGCTGGCGCTGGTGGAATCCAAACTGCGCGAGCACAACCTGCTGGACAGGGTGCGCCTGGTGACGGTGGGACCGGAAAAGCCGTGTCCCATCGGCGACATGGTTTTTCATTTCTTTCCCGTGTGTCATTCCATTATCGAAGGATACGGGCTGGGGGTCGAAACTCCTGCGGGACGGGTGGTGCATACCGGCGACTTCAAGATAGACCCCGACCCCATTGACGGGCATTTCACCGACCTAGAGGCCTTTCGCGGTTTTGCTCAGGAAGACGGAGTGGACCTGCTCCTTTCGGATTCCACCAATATCGAGCGTGAAGGCTTTTCCGTTTCCGAGCGTGAAATACAGACCACGTTCACGCGGATTTTTTCTCAGGCGAAAGGTCGTGTGATTATTACTCTTTTTTCCAGTCATATTCAGAGAATACAACAGGTTTTCGACATCGCCGCCCGTTTCGGGCGCAAGGTTGCCGTTTCGGGCCGCAGCCTGATGCATAACGTGGATCTGGCGCGAGAGCTCGGGTACCTGCGCATACTGGGCGGCACGTATGTGGATGCCGCCGACATAGGCGGCATGGCAGACGAAAATGTAGTGCTGCTGGTCACAGGTTCGCAGGGCGAGCCGTTTTCCGCCCTTTCGCGCATTGCCTCCGGCGAGCACAAGCTGCTGGACATCCATCCCGGCGATACCGTCATCATGTCATCGCGGTTTATTCCCGGCAATACCCGGGCCATAACGCGGCTTATAAACAATCTGTACCGGCTGGGTGCAGAGGTGTACTACGACAAGGTGCAGGCCATTCATGCTTCGGGGCATGCGCATCGCGAAGAGTTGCGTCTGATGCTGCAGACCGTGCGTCCGCGCCATTTTGTGCCGGTGCACGGAGAATACCGGCATCTGGTCAAGCACAGCCGTCTGGCCGTGGAGTGCGGTGTACCGCCTGAGTGTTCGCTTATCCTTGAAGACGGCGATCCGCTGACTCTTACCCGCGACGGTGTGCGCCGCGAAGCGCATATCAATGTGGAAAGCGTGCTCGTGGACGGCAAGGGTGTGGGCGATGTGGGGCAGTCTGTGCTGCGCGAACGTCATATCCTTGGCGGCGAGGGTATGGTTGTGGTAGTCATGGTTGTGGATGAAAATATATGGGAGATTCTGGTAGGCCCCGACATTGTCTCCAAGGGGTTTGTATTTGAACAGCATTACAATCATGTGCTGGAAGATGCCAAATGCATTATTCTGGACCTGTTCGAAAATATTCCTCCCGGCGATGTGACATACCTGCAGGACAGGATACGCAGTACCCTGAGGCGTTTTTTCCGCAAGGTACTTGAACGCGATCCTGTGGTGGTGCCCATGGTCACGGTGGTCTGA
- a CDS encoding fumarylacetoacetate hydrolase family protein, with protein MRVLRVRYNGHSFYGRLDGNHVHCLNPQLGLNDPIALEDIAVLPVVTPSKIVCVGMNFRDHAEEIGFPVPEEPVFFLKPSSAVIGSGQPVVLPAESGRVEHEAELGVVIGRAARNITPEDVPAHVFGYTCANDVTARDLQSRDGLFGRCKGFDTFAPVGPWIETEVPDLSSLGIRAMVNGELRQQGSTADMLFSPHEIVAAVSRVMTLLPGDLILTGTPAGVGPLEDGDEVRVEIDGVGLLINPVLREPSGSGQEGPESEPPVQ; from the coding sequence ATGCGCGTGCTGAGGGTACGATATAACGGCCATTCCTTTTACGGCAGGCTGGACGGCAATCATGTGCATTGTCTCAATCCGCAGCTGGGGCTTAACGACCCCATAGCTCTTGAGGATATTGCAGTGCTGCCTGTGGTCACTCCCTCAAAGATCGTCTGTGTGGGGATGAATTTTCGCGACCATGCGGAAGAAATAGGCTTTCCCGTGCCGGAAGAACCGGTCTTTTTTCTCAAGCCCTCCAGTGCCGTGATCGGCAGCGGACAGCCTGTGGTACTGCCTGCCGAATCGGGGCGGGTGGAGCATGAAGCGGAACTGGGGGTGGTTATCGGGCGTGCCGCACGCAATATAACTCCCGAGGATGTTCCGGCGCATGTTTTCGGCTATACCTGCGCCAACGACGTGACGGCGCGCGACCTGCAGTCCCGTGACGGTCTTTTCGGCCGGTGCAAGGGGTTTGACACATTTGCTCCCGTGGGGCCGTGGATAGAGACCGAAGTGCCCGACCTTTCTTCGCTGGGCATCAGAGCCATGGTGAATGGTGAACTGAGACAGCAGGGCAGCACCGCGGATATGCTTTTTTCGCCGCACGAGATAGTGGCGGCCGTTTCCCGCGTGATGACGCTGCTGCCCGGTGATCTGATACTGACGGGAACCCCCGCCGGTGTGGGACCGCTGGAAGACGGCGACGAGGTGCGCGTGGAGATTGACGGCGTAGGACTGCTCATCAACCCCGTGCTGCGGGAACCTTCCGGCAGCGGGCAGGAAGGGCCGGAGTCGGAGCCGCCTGTCCAGTGA
- a CDS encoding MgtC/SapB family protein, whose product MVTASTFMGLTFSVYDLMRMGQFVIAALLGGVIGYERETRGQAAGFRTNMIVAVGACLMMQMSLLIPEMFRTWGVESVVRVDPGRIASYAIASIGFVGGGAILKGRGSVHGLTTAASLWIVTGIGLAVGAGLILPAILATFVVVTILFFLPTFVGRFVRRSTRMTLTLCLYGTDITVMELMPVLQRYEAFAIQPVGYEHNVDSGMTTFVFRVRGSEHAGWSAMASSLRQLDGLASLHMEEAPVP is encoded by the coding sequence ATGGTCACAGCGTCCACATTCATGGGGTTGACGTTTTCTGTATATGATCTGATGCGCATGGGGCAGTTTGTCATTGCTGCCCTGCTGGGCGGTGTCATCGGCTACGAACGGGAAACACGGGGGCAGGCGGCGGGGTTTCGTACCAACATGATTGTCGCGGTGGGTGCGTGCCTGATGATGCAGATGTCGCTGCTGATACCCGAGATGTTCCGCACCTGGGGAGTGGAATCAGTGGTGCGTGTGGATCCCGGCCGTATTGCCTCGTACGCCATTGCAAGCATAGGCTTCGTGGGCGGGGGGGCTATTCTGAAAGGACGCGGTTCCGTTCACGGACTGACCACGGCGGCAAGCCTGTGGATTGTCACGGGCATCGGTCTGGCTGTGGGGGCGGGGCTTATTCTGCCTGCCATTCTGGCAACTTTTGTCGTGGTGACCATTCTTTTTTTTCTGCCCACATTTGTGGGGCGCTTTGTACGGCGTTCCACCAGAATGACTCTTACCCTGTGTCTGTACGGAACCGACATCACCGTCATGGAACTGATGCCTGTGCTTCAGCGTTACGAAGCCTTTGCCATTCAACCGGTGGGCTACGAGCATAATGTCGATTCCGGCATGACTACGTTTGTGTTCCGTGTGCGCGGCAGCGAACATGCCGGCTGGTCGGCCATGGCTTCCAGCCTGCGACAGCTTGACGGGCTGGCCAGCCTGCATATGGAAGAGGCTCCTGTTCCGTAG
- a CDS encoding DVU0772 family protein produces MSELARFGNLDIDWNLSPEHAVTMYLEWGNNDWHAEYPPVRSKDDVSTYFVVDTWGARPVVRLVRRNSEQAEELATIELPDHLANRWLHEHGDLKGICEPTEEIKAWLKKELGHE; encoded by the coding sequence ATGAGTGAACTGGCTCGCTTCGGCAATCTTGATATCGACTGGAATCTGAGTCCCGAACATGCGGTGACCATGTATCTGGAATGGGGCAACAACGACTGGCACGCGGAGTATCCGCCTGTGCGCTCCAAGGATGATGTTTCCACCTATTTTGTGGTGGATACCTGGGGGGCCAGACCGGTTGTGCGGCTTGTGCGCAGAAATTCGGAACAAGCGGAAGAACTGGCCACTATCGAGCTGCCCGACCATCTGGCAAACAGATGGCTGCATGAGCATGGCGACCTCAAAGGCATCTGCGAGCCCACCGAAGAGATCAAGGCCTGGCTTAAAAAAGAGCTGGGCCACGAATAG
- a CDS encoding DMT family transporter translates to MQEGKGIGYVAAFAAIVLWSGNFVVARLLNEALSPLATSFWRWGIASAALLPLGWSAFRRDWPAIVAHKWYFLLTAFVGITIFNTMVYMAGRTSAAVNLSLIATSSPVFMFLFARIFLGEAISPRRVAGLVVALCGVLVLISRGHVQALLQLEFTQGDLWMLLAAVCFAVYSVLARQRPQGVSQSAFLVATFIPGLIMLTPAYVADAWTGPAVQFTPLVVGCLLYIGLGASLTAYFLWNKAVGILGSSLAGVLYYSIPVFAGLAAYLLLGEPVGFIHLASGLLVIGGILLATRG, encoded by the coding sequence ATGCAGGAAGGAAAAGGAATCGGTTATGTGGCTGCTTTTGCAGCCATTGTGTTGTGGTCTGGCAACTTTGTCGTGGCCAGACTGCTTAACGAGGCGCTTTCCCCTTTGGCGACTTCGTTCTGGCGCTGGGGTATTGCCAGCGCTGCGCTGCTGCCGCTGGGCTGGAGTGCGTTCCGCCGTGACTGGCCGGCCATTGTGGCGCATAAATGGTATTTTCTGCTTACGGCGTTTGTGGGCATAACCATTTTCAATACCATGGTGTATATGGCCGGACGTACCTCTGCGGCGGTCAACCTGTCGCTTATAGCCACGTCATCGCCTGTGTTCATGTTTCTGTTTGCCAGAATTTTTCTGGGCGAGGCGATCAGCCCCCGTCGTGTGGCCGGGCTTGTGGTGGCGCTTTGCGGGGTGCTGGTACTTATTTCACGGGGGCACGTTCAGGCTCTGCTTCAGCTTGAATTCACTCAGGGCGATTTGTGGATGCTGCTGGCAGCCGTATGTTTTGCCGTGTATTCCGTGCTTGCCCGTCAGCGGCCGCAGGGGGTTTCGCAGAGCGCTTTTCTGGTAGCCACATTTATTCCCGGACTGATCATGCTTACACCTGCCTATGTGGCAGATGCCTGGACAGGGCCGGCCGTGCAGTTCACACCTCTGGTGGTCGGCTGCCTGCTGTACATAGGGTTAGGCGCTTCGCTCACCGCCTATTTCCTCTGGAACAAGGCCGTCGGCATTCTCGGTTCTTCCCTTGCGGGTGTGCTGTATTACTCGATACCTGTTTTTGCCGGACTGGCAGCGTATCTGCTGCTGGGTGAGCCGGTA